Proteins from a single region of Thermotoga maritima MSB8:
- a CDS encoding DUF1385 domain-containing protein, giving the protein MKAGGQAVIEGVLMIARKVSLAVRNPDGNIEVRELGKVKFPGWAKIPFLRGFYSLFVSLYFGIKALNLSSEISSGEKLKESEKFFSLITAVGLAVGLFVVVPIFLTNFLVTKKGEFLYSLVEGFIRVGLFLLYVWIISLFKDVKRVFQYHGAEHMTIHAYEHGEELTPENVRKYSTIHPRCGTNFLMIFLIVAILLLSLVGVVVEMNTWTRIVSRLVLLPFAAGISYELLKVIAFFNGKGLVKLLYLPGYLLQYLTTAKPDDSQLEVAITALKYAVGEEKDTTEDNVKEDEVELLG; this is encoded by the coding sequence GTGAAAGCAGGTGGTCAAGCGGTAATAGAAGGAGTGCTTATGATCGCAAGAAAGGTTTCCCTTGCTGTCAGAAATCCAGATGGGAACATCGAAGTCAGGGAACTCGGGAAAGTAAAGTTTCCAGGTTGGGCGAAGATACCTTTCTTGAGAGGTTTTTATTCGCTTTTTGTTTCTCTCTACTTTGGAATAAAAGCCCTCAATCTTTCCTCCGAAATCTCTTCCGGTGAAAAACTGAAGGAAAGCGAGAAATTCTTTTCTCTCATCACAGCTGTTGGACTTGCCGTTGGTCTTTTTGTGGTAGTACCTATTTTTCTGACCAATTTCCTGGTGACGAAAAAAGGAGAGTTTCTCTATTCGCTTGTTGAAGGATTCATAAGGGTTGGACTCTTTCTCCTCTACGTCTGGATCATCTCACTGTTCAAGGATGTAAAACGCGTGTTTCAGTACCACGGTGCGGAACATATGACAATTCACGCTTACGAACATGGAGAGGAACTCACACCGGAAAATGTGAGAAAATATTCGACAATACATCCAAGATGCGGGACCAACTTTTTGATGATCTTTTTAATAGTGGCCATCCTTCTTCTCAGCCTGGTCGGTGTCGTTGTGGAGATGAACACCTGGACGAGGATCGTTTCAAGGCTCGTCCTTCTTCCCTTCGCAGCGGGGATTTCTTACGAACTCCTGAAAGTCATAGCCTTTTTCAATGGAAAGGGACTGGTGAAGCTTCTCTATCTTCCAGGGTACCTTCTTCAATACCTGACCACGGCAAAACCAGATGATTCACAGCTTGAGGTTGCCATTACCGCGCTGAAGTACGCAGTAGGTGAAGAGAAGGACACAACAGAGGACAACGTAAAGGAAGATGAAGTAGAACTTCTGGGATAG
- the amrA gene encoding AmmeMemoRadiSam system protein A, which produces MIGEHPYVKWAIRVIENYVRYGKVIEPDESVPEELFKRRAGAFVTLHKTDGSLRGCIGTYLPTKPNLALEIRDNAIAAATQDPRFPPVSPDELDDIVVHVDILSPPEPVRDISELDPKKYGVIVVKGWRRGLLLPDIEGVDTVEEQLRIAKLKAGIPEWDDDVEIYRFTVERYK; this is translated from the coding sequence ATGATAGGCGAGCATCCTTACGTGAAATGGGCAATAAGGGTCATAGAGAATTACGTGAGATATGGAAAAGTGATCGAACCCGATGAAAGTGTTCCTGAAGAGCTCTTCAAAAGAAGAGCAGGGGCTTTTGTGACTCTTCACAAAACGGACGGTTCTCTGAGGGGCTGTATAGGAACCTATCTTCCCACAAAGCCGAATCTCGCTCTTGAGATAAGAGATAACGCCATCGCGGCTGCCACTCAGGACCCAAGGTTTCCTCCGGTCTCGCCCGATGAACTCGACGATATCGTTGTGCACGTGGACATTCTCAGTCCTCCTGAACCGGTGAGGGATATCTCCGAGCTCGACCCGAAAAAATACGGTGTGATAGTAGTTAAGGGCTGGAGGAGAGGGCTCCTTCTTCCTGACATAGAAGGTGTGGATACGGTCGAAGAACAGCTCAGAATAGCGAAGCTGAAAGCCGGAATCCCTGAGTGGGACGACGATGTGGAGATTTACAGGTTCACAGTTGAACGCTACAAATGA
- the amrS gene encoding AmmeMemoRadiSam system radical SAM enzyme, whose product MERMALHFEILENGKVKCLLCPHECVLDNGQIGLCGVRKNKNGSLVSLNYGEVTAIAMDPIEKKPLFHFNPGEQIFSVGTFGCNFKCGFCQNWEISQAKPETKRVTPEQLVKIAQMNRNSKGIAFTYNEPLVWYEFVLDTSRVAVREGMYCVLVTNGFINEEPLELLFQSVHAMNIDLKGFNRDFYREIGGDLDVVLRNIEKVYNAGIHVELTTLIIPGKNDDKEDLRREFEWIADLDKDIPLHISRYFPNYKYTIPPTPIEELIEIYEMAREYLNFVYLGNVWDERYESTFCPDCGNLVIRRQGYEVEKVGLDEEGKCTKCGRQIATIIG is encoded by the coding sequence ATGGAAAGGATGGCTTTGCACTTTGAAATTCTTGAGAATGGAAAAGTTAAGTGCCTTCTGTGTCCGCATGAATGTGTGCTTGATAACGGACAAATTGGGTTGTGCGGTGTGAGAAAGAACAAAAACGGCTCTCTGGTGAGTCTGAACTACGGTGAAGTAACAGCAATCGCTATGGATCCCATAGAAAAGAAACCGCTTTTCCACTTCAATCCTGGTGAGCAGATATTCTCTGTGGGAACTTTCGGCTGTAATTTCAAGTGCGGTTTCTGTCAGAACTGGGAGATTTCGCAAGCAAAGCCAGAAACCAAAAGAGTCACTCCAGAACAGCTTGTCAAGATAGCCCAGATGAACAGAAACTCAAAAGGAATCGCTTTCACATACAACGAGCCTCTTGTCTGGTACGAGTTCGTTCTCGACACGTCTCGTGTGGCTGTGAGAGAAGGTATGTACTGCGTTCTTGTGACCAACGGTTTTATAAACGAAGAACCTCTGGAACTCCTCTTTCAGTCCGTGCATGCGATGAACATAGATCTCAAGGGATTCAACAGAGATTTCTACAGGGAGATCGGGGGAGATTTGGACGTGGTCCTCAGAAACATAGAGAAGGTTTACAACGCAGGAATTCACGTTGAGCTCACCACGCTGATAATTCCGGGAAAGAACGACGACAAAGAAGACCTGAGGAGAGAATTCGAGTGGATCGCTGATCTGGACAAAGACATCCCTCTTCATATAAGCCGCTACTTTCCAAATTACAAGTACACCATACCTCCAACGCCGATAGAAGAGCTCATCGAGATATACGAGATGGCCAGAGAGTATTTAAATTTCGTCTACCTCGGTAACGTGTGGGACGAAAGATACGAGAGCACTTTCTGCCCGGATTGCGGAAATCTTGTGATCAGAAGACAGGGATATGAAGTGGAAAAAGTGGGACTGGATGAAGAAGGGAAGTGCACAAAATGTGGCCGTCAGATAGCAACGATCATCGGGTAA
- a CDS encoding FAD:protein FMN transferase, translating to MWPSDSNDHRVTRRNVIIFSSLLLGSLAILLALLLIRTKDQYYELRDFALGTSVRIVVSSQKINPRTIAEAILEDMKRITYKFSFTDERSVVKKINDHPNEWVEVDEETYSLIKAACAFAELTDGAFDPTVGRLLELWGFTGNYENLRVPSREEIEEALKHTGYKNVLFDDKNMRVMVKNGVKIDLGGIAKGYALDRARQIALSFDENATGFVEAGGDVRIIGPKFGKYPWVIGVKDPRGDDVIDYIYLKSGAVATSGDYERYFVVDGVRYHHILDPSTGYPARGVWSVTIIAEDATTADALSTAGFVMAGKDWRKVVLDFPNMGAHLLIVLEGGAIERSETFKLFERE from the coding sequence ATGTGGCCGTCAGATAGCAACGATCATCGGGTAACCAGAAGAAACGTCATCATCTTTTCTTCACTTCTTCTAGGTTCTCTTGCGATTCTCTTGGCTTTACTCCTCATCCGAACGAAAGATCAGTATTATGAGCTCAGAGATTTCGCTCTCGGAACGAGTGTGAGGATAGTCGTTTCCTCTCAGAAGATAAATCCCAGAACGATCGCAGAAGCCATTCTGGAAGACATGAAGAGGATTACCTACAAGTTTTCTTTCACGGATGAAAGAAGTGTTGTGAAAAAGATAAACGATCATCCCAACGAATGGGTCGAGGTGGACGAAGAGACTTACAGTTTGATCAAAGCGGCCTGCGCGTTCGCAGAGCTCACAGATGGAGCGTTTGATCCGACAGTAGGAAGGCTTCTCGAACTCTGGGGGTTTACCGGGAACTACGAAAATCTCAGGGTACCTTCTCGGGAAGAGATCGAAGAGGCTCTGAAGCATACCGGGTATAAAAACGTTCTCTTCGACGATAAGAACATGAGAGTGATGGTTAAAAACGGTGTGAAGATCGATCTTGGTGGTATAGCGAAGGGATACGCCCTCGACAGGGCCAGACAGATAGCACTCTCTTTTGATGAGAACGCAACGGGGTTTGTCGAAGCAGGTGGAGATGTTCGTATCATCGGGCCAAAGTTCGGAAAGTATCCGTGGGTGATAGGAGTAAAAGATCCCAGGGGAGACGATGTGATAGATTACATCTATCTGAAATCTGGAGCGGTTGCGACTTCCGGTGATTACGAAAGATATTTCGTTGTGGACGGTGTCAGGTATCATCATATTCTCGATCCTTCAACAGGGTATCCTGCTCGTGGTGTGTGGAGCGTAACGATCATAGCCGAAGATGCCACCACAGCCGACGCACTCTCCACAGCGGGCTTTGTGATGGCCGGAAAAGACTGGAGAAAAGTGGTGCTCGATTTTCCAAATATGGGAGCTCATCTGCTGATAGTTCTTGAAGGAGGAGCGATCGAAAGGTCTGAGACCTTCAAGCTGTTCGAAAGAGAGTGA
- a CDS encoding NusG domain II-containing protein — protein sequence MRSFFRKKDVMLIILIFVVLIFSILASEKKGSKVVVQGRDFRKILSKPGTYDITENGRFLMKVEFDGNRVRVVESTCPLKLCVKTGWVGPGGTIICVPNEVIIFFEEKTDYDTVTW from the coding sequence GTGAGGAGCTTCTTCAGAAAAAAAGATGTGATGCTGATCATTTTGATCTTTGTTGTCCTTATCTTTTCAATACTCGCTTCGGAGAAAAAAGGAAGCAAAGTTGTGGTTCAAGGAAGAGATTTCAGAAAGATTCTGTCGAAACCAGGAACGTACGACATAACAGAGAACGGAAGATTCCTCATGAAGGTGGAATTCGATGGAAACAGGGTCAGAGTCGTCGAGTCAACCTGTCCTTTGAAACTGTGCGTGAAAACGGGATGGGTTGGTCCAGGAGGGACCATCATCTGTGTGCCAAACGAGGTGATAATATTCTTCGAAGAAAAGACAGATTACGATACCGTGACCTGGTGA
- a CDS encoding Gx transporter family protein, with protein sequence MRRITFLSVLTALSSTFYVLENLLPFPVPFGRWGFSNSVVLMIASEIGFGDALIVASAKSILGALFSGRFLSPSFLTGFFGAVSASLVESFLARFDFGYLSLSAMGSFVNNLVQLIVISFLVGSTKTFLLFPLMVILGLVSGTVNAFLASRMGGIVFENYSRFFFAQKKATDGVAGDRVRS encoded by the coding sequence GTGAGGAGAATCACATTTCTTTCTGTTTTGACGGCTCTTTCTTCTACTTTTTATGTCCTGGAAAATCTACTTCCTTTTCCGGTGCCGTTTGGAAGATGGGGATTCTCCAACTCGGTAGTCCTCATGATAGCTTCGGAAATTGGTTTTGGAGATGCTCTGATCGTCGCATCTGCAAAGAGCATTTTGGGTGCTCTCTTTTCCGGCAGGTTTCTTTCTCCATCTTTTCTAACTGGATTCTTCGGTGCCGTTTCCGCTTCCCTGGTGGAATCGTTTCTGGCCCGGTTCGATTTTGGTTACTTGAGCTTGAGTGCAATGGGATCTTTTGTGAACAACCTTGTTCAGCTCATCGTCATATCTTTTCTGGTTGGAAGCACGAAGACCTTCTTACTCTTTCCTTTGATGGTGATACTCGGTCTTGTTTCGGGAACAGTCAACGCCTTCCTGGCAAGCAGGATGGGAGGGATAGTGTTTGAGAATTATTCTCGCTTCTTCTTCGCCCAGAAGAAGGCAACTGATGGAGTTGCTGGGGATAGAGTTCGAAGTTGA
- a CDS encoding Maf family nucleotide pyrophosphatase — protein MRIILASSSPRRRQLMELLGIEFEVEKPDVEEEFLESPEETVRELSLRKAEWVFKKRKEEEILVIGSDTVVVLDGNILGKPESLEEAKGMLKKLSGKWHVVYTGVAFVSSETKDVIVSSTKVRFRELPESVIDYYVEKYRPLDKAGAYGIQDFAAVFVEKIEGDFFTVVGFPLGMVWQYLYEKGWWKVASKREDDKGGARVAFG, from the coding sequence TTGAGAATTATTCTCGCTTCTTCTTCGCCCAGAAGAAGGCAACTGATGGAGTTGCTGGGGATAGAGTTCGAAGTTGAAAAGCCTGATGTTGAAGAGGAGTTTCTTGAAAGTCCCGAAGAGACCGTTAGAGAACTCTCGTTGAGAAAAGCGGAGTGGGTGTTCAAAAAGAGGAAGGAAGAGGAAATACTCGTCATTGGATCCGATACGGTGGTGGTTTTGGATGGTAACATACTGGGAAAGCCGGAGTCTCTGGAAGAAGCGAAAGGTATGCTGAAGAAGCTTTCTGGAAAATGGCACGTGGTTTACACGGGGGTGGCGTTCGTCTCCAGTGAAACAAAAGACGTGATCGTTTCTTCAACGAAGGTCAGGTTCAGAGAACTTCCAGAGAGTGTGATCGATTACTACGTTGAGAAATACAGACCTCTCGACAAAGCGGGGGCTTATGGGATACAGGATTTCGCGGCCGTCTTCGTTGAAAAAATAGAAGGAGATTTCTTTACTGTGGTGGGATTTCCTCTTGGAATGGTCTGGCAGTACCTCTATGAAAAGGGATGGTGGAAGGTTGCTTCCAAGAGAGAGGATGATAAAGGCGGGGCCAGAGTCGCTTTCGGTTGA
- the radC gene encoding RadC family protein, with amino-acid sequence MKRDGGRLLPRERMIKAGPESLSVEELVAIVLRTGKKGKHVLELSKDLLERFDGSLIKLSNASLEEIASVEGVGMVKAITLKAALELGKRLHRELERIPEKLDSSVKVYKYCQEMVYLEREIVKVICLDTKLNVIGENTLTVGTSDRSLIHPRDVFRTAIRANASGVIVVHNHPSGDPTPSKEDRLITERLKQAGEILGVSLVDHVIVSRRGYFSFREEGEL; translated from the coding sequence ATGAAAAGGGATGGTGGAAGGTTGCTTCCAAGAGAGAGGATGATAAAGGCGGGGCCAGAGTCGCTTTCGGTTGAAGAACTCGTCGCCATAGTGTTGAGAACTGGAAAGAAGGGAAAACACGTTCTCGAACTTTCAAAGGATCTTCTTGAAAGGTTTGACGGCTCGTTGATAAAACTCTCGAACGCAAGTCTCGAGGAGATAGCTTCGGTCGAAGGGGTCGGTATGGTCAAGGCCATCACCTTGAAAGCTGCTCTGGAGCTTGGAAAAAGACTTCACAGAGAACTGGAAAGGATACCGGAGAAGCTGGACTCTTCCGTGAAAGTTTACAAATACTGCCAGGAAATGGTGTATCTTGAGAGGGAAATTGTGAAGGTGATCTGTCTCGATACGAAGCTCAACGTTATAGGAGAAAACACACTCACTGTTGGAACTTCTGACAGGAGTTTGATACATCCGCGGGACGTGTTTCGGACGGCTATCAGGGCTAATGCATCTGGAGTGATCGTCGTTCACAACCATCCTTCTGGTGATCCCACTCCCAGCAAAGAAGATCGTTTGATCACGGAAAGATTGAAACAAGCAGGAGAAATCCTTGGGGTGAGTCTTGTGGATCACGTCATTGTATCGAGACGAGGATATTTCAGCTTCAGGGAGGAGGGAGAACTTTGA
- a CDS encoding HD domain-containing protein, whose translation MISRERAMELLKTHVKTKNLVKHCLAAEAVMRALAREFNEDEEKWGLAGLLHDLDYDYTKDKPEEHGLKTLEILKDEDVPEDVLNAILAHCEKKTPETLMEKALYAVDPTTGFIVAAALIRPEKKLDVIDVDFLLRRFKEKAFAKGASREQMRTCENFGLSLEKFLEISLEAMKTIASELGL comes from the coding sequence TTGATCAGCAGGGAAAGGGCAATGGAGCTGTTGAAAACCCACGTTAAAACGAAAAATCTTGTGAAGCACTGTCTTGCAGCGGAAGCTGTTATGAGAGCTCTCGCGAGGGAATTCAACGAGGACGAAGAAAAATGGGGTCTTGCCGGACTTCTTCACGATCTGGATTACGACTACACCAAAGATAAACCCGAGGAACATGGCTTGAAGACCCTGGAAATCCTGAAAGATGAGGACGTACCCGAAGACGTTCTCAACGCTATTCTGGCCCACTGCGAAAAGAAAACTCCAGAAACTTTGATGGAGAAGGCTTTGTATGCGGTGGATCCAACCACTGGTTTTATAGTGGCGGCCGCACTGATCAGACCAGAGAAGAAACTGGATGTTATCGATGTGGATTTTCTGCTGAGGAGATTCAAGGAAAAGGCCTTTGCGAAGGGAGCGAGCAGGGAACAGATGAGAACCTGTGAAAACTTTGGGCTCTCGCTTGAGAAATTCTTAGAAATTTCTCTCGAGGCGATGAAAACGATCGCTTCTGAACTCGGTTTGTGA
- the deoC gene encoding deoxyribose-phosphate aldolase, whose product MIEYRIEEAVAKYREFYEFKPVRESAGIEDVKSAIEHTNLKPFATPDDIKKLCLEARENRFHGVCVNPCYVKLAREELEGTDVKVVTVVGFPLGANETRTKAHEAIFAVESGADEIDMVINVGMLKAKEWEYVYEDIRSVVESVKGKVVKVIIETCYLDTEEKIAACVISKLAGAHFVKTSTGFGTGGATAEDVHLMKWIVGDEMGVKASGGIRTFEDAVKMIMYGADRIGTSSGVKIVQGGEERYGG is encoded by the coding sequence ATGATAGAGTACAGGATTGAGGAGGCAGTAGCGAAGTACAGAGAGTTCTACGAATTCAAGCCCGTCAGAGAAAGCGCAGGTATTGAAGATGTGAAAAGTGCTATAGAGCACACGAATCTGAAACCGTTTGCCACACCAGACGATATAAAAAAACTCTGTCTTGAAGCAAGGGAAAATCGTTTCCATGGAGTCTGTGTGAATCCGTGTTATGTGAAACTGGCTCGTGAAGAACTCGAAGGAACCGATGTGAAAGTCGTCACCGTTGTTGGTTTTCCACTGGGAGCGAACGAAACTCGGACGAAAGCCCATGAGGCGATTTTCGCTGTTGAGAGTGGAGCCGATGAGATCGATATGGTCATCAACGTTGGCATGCTCAAGGCAAAGGAGTGGGAGTACGTTTACGAGGATATAAGAAGTGTTGTCGAATCGGTGAAAGGAAAAGTTGTGAAGGTGATCATCGAAACGTGCTATCTGGATACGGAAGAGAAGATAGCGGCGTGTGTCATTTCCAAACTTGCTGGAGCTCATTTCGTGAAGACTTCCACGGGATTTGGAACAGGAGGGGCGACCGCAGAAGACGTTCATCTCATGAAATGGATCGTGGGAGATGAGATGGGTGTAAAAGCTTCCGGAGGGATCAGAACCTTCGAGGACGCTGTTAAAATGATCATGTACGGTGCTGATAGAATAGGAACGAGTTCGGGAGTTAAGATCGTTCAGGGGGGAGAAGAGAGATATGGAGGTTGA
- a CDS encoding cyclodeaminase/cyclohydrolase family protein produces MEVERLSLKEFCDMVAERKPTPGGGAVGSVVGAMACALAEMVANFTRKKKGYEDVEPEMERIVEAMEEARLKLFDLAKKDMEAFEKVMKAYKSSEGELQNALKEAASVPMDVIRVMKDLAHELEKLAEFGNKNLASDTLNAADLCHAVFQVEKVNVLINLKEISDETFRKNMLEELEEQEAQIEGCYQRVKKMLEGIVWSSK; encoded by the coding sequence ATGGAGGTTGAACGCCTTTCGCTCAAAGAATTCTGCGATATGGTTGCAGAGAGAAAGCCAACTCCTGGTGGGGGAGCGGTTGGATCAGTCGTGGGAGCCATGGCATGTGCCCTCGCTGAAATGGTTGCGAATTTCACCAGGAAGAAAAAGGGTTACGAAGATGTGGAACCGGAGATGGAGAGGATAGTTGAGGCAATGGAAGAAGCGAGACTGAAACTCTTCGATCTTGCAAAGAAAGACATGGAAGCCTTTGAAAAGGTCATGAAAGCTTACAAATCCTCTGAAGGAGAGCTTCAGAATGCTCTGAAGGAAGCTGCTTCTGTACCGATGGACGTGATAAGGGTGATGAAAGACCTCGCACACGAGCTCGAGAAGCTCGCCGAATTTGGAAACAAGAATCTGGCATCGGACACGTTGAACGCCGCAGATCTCTGCCACGCGGTCTTTCAGGTTGAGAAGGTGAACGTTCTGATCAATTTGAAAGAGATTTCAGACGAGACTTTCAGGAAAAACATGCTGGAAGAGCTCGAAGAACAGGAAGCACAGATTGAAGGCTGTTATCAAAGGGTGAAGAAGATGCTGGAGGGAATCGTGTGGAGTTCGAAGTGA
- the tgt gene encoding tRNA guanosine(34) transglycosylase Tgt yields the protein MEFEVKKTFGKARLGVMKLHHGAVETPVFMPVGTNASVKLLTPRDLEEAGAEIILSNTFHLMLKPGVEIIKLHRGLHNFMGWKRPILTDSGGFQVFSLPKIRIDDEGVVFRSPIDGSKVFLNPEISMEVQIALGSDICMVFDHCPVPDADYEEVKEATERTYRWALRSKKAFKTENQALFGIVQGGIYPDLRRESALQLTSIGFDGYAIGGLSIGEERSLTLEMTEVTVEFLPEDKPRYFMGGGSPELILELVDRGVDMFDSVFPTRIARHGTALTWNGKLNLKASYNKRSLEPVDERCGCYTCKNFTRSYIHHLFDRGEVLGQILLTIHNINFMISLMKEVRRSIESGTFKELKSKVVEVYSSGGVNV from the coding sequence GTGGAGTTCGAAGTGAAAAAAACTTTCGGAAAAGCAAGACTGGGTGTCATGAAGCTTCACCACGGAGCTGTTGAAACTCCTGTTTTCATGCCGGTTGGAACCAACGCGAGCGTGAAGCTTCTCACTCCCAGAGATCTGGAAGAAGCAGGAGCGGAGATAATTCTTTCGAACACGTTTCATCTCATGTTGAAACCCGGTGTGGAGATCATAAAGCTTCACAGGGGACTTCACAACTTCATGGGATGGAAAAGACCGATACTCACCGACAGCGGAGGTTTTCAAGTTTTCAGCCTTCCAAAGATCAGGATAGACGATGAAGGTGTGGTCTTCAGATCTCCTATTGACGGTTCGAAAGTTTTCCTGAATCCAGAGATATCCATGGAGGTTCAGATCGCTCTGGGATCGGATATCTGCATGGTCTTCGATCACTGTCCTGTACCCGATGCCGATTACGAAGAGGTGAAAGAGGCAACAGAGAGAACCTATCGATGGGCTCTGAGATCTAAAAAGGCTTTCAAAACGGAGAATCAAGCACTCTTTGGAATCGTTCAGGGAGGGATCTACCCGGATCTGCGGAGAGAAAGCGCTCTTCAGCTTACATCGATTGGATTCGATGGATACGCCATAGGAGGATTGAGCATAGGTGAAGAAAGATCCCTCACTCTTGAAATGACCGAAGTCACGGTGGAGTTTCTTCCGGAAGATAAACCCCGTTACTTCATGGGAGGAGGGTCTCCAGAACTCATACTCGAGCTCGTTGATCGAGGAGTGGATATGTTCGACAGCGTCTTCCCAACCAGGATAGCAAGGCACGGAACTGCGCTCACCTGGAATGGGAAACTCAACCTCAAGGCCTCTTACAACAAGCGGTCCCTCGAACCGGTGGACGAAAGGTGCGGGTGTTATACCTGCAAGAATTTCACGCGGTCTTACATCCATCACCTCTTCGATCGAGGAGAAGTCCTTGGGCAGATACTCCTCACGATTCACAACATCAACTTCATGATCTCTCTAATGAAGGAAGTAAGGCGTTCTATAGAGAGTGGAACCTTCAAGGAACTGAAAAGCAAAGTGGTAGAAGTCTATTCTTCAGGGGGTGTGAATGTATGA
- a CDS encoding mechanosensitive ion channel family protein — protein sequence MLAKLILTAVTVVVSYLVFKWLFKLIEKSVEKLGKELQMRNTIRFFLGLIISVIAVMIILDIWDLSLAPLLAGVGIGGLVIGLALQEPLANFFSGLFLLVSRAVKEGEALEAGGVSGTVEVVNLNHTVIRTWDGRRVMIPNKAVWNDKIIHFWPSNVRRQEIVVGVPYSADLRKVVEIFQKALEDEETVEKDPAPAIVFSAFNSSSIDFIIRFWVNRDNFFEGVKRLAFRIKDYLEKEGIYIPFPQLDVHFDEEFIRVWKHEGSENKS from the coding sequence TTGCTCGCCAAACTGATCCTCACGGCGGTAACGGTTGTTGTTTCTTATCTGGTTTTCAAATGGTTGTTCAAGCTCATCGAAAAGAGTGTGGAAAAGCTCGGAAAAGAACTTCAAATGAGAAACACCATCAGATTCTTCCTGGGATTGATCATCTCTGTGATCGCGGTGATGATAATTCTCGACATCTGGGATTTAAGTCTTGCACCACTTCTCGCTGGAGTGGGTATCGGAGGTCTTGTCATAGGTCTTGCTCTTCAGGAACCGCTGGCCAATTTCTTCTCAGGGTTGTTCCTTCTAGTGTCTCGGGCTGTCAAGGAAGGAGAGGCTCTGGAGGCCGGTGGAGTCTCCGGAACCGTTGAAGTGGTGAATTTGAATCATACCGTGATCAGGACCTGGGATGGTCGAAGAGTGATGATACCGAACAAAGCCGTCTGGAACGACAAGATAATACATTTCTGGCCTTCGAACGTTAGAAGACAGGAAATAGTGGTGGGAGTTCCTTACTCAGCTGATTTAAGGAAAGTGGTGGAGATCTTCCAGAAGGCGCTGGAAGACGAAGAGACCGTTGAAAAAGATCCAGCACCAGCTATTGTTTTCTCCGCGTTCAACAGTTCTTCCATAGACTTCATTATCAGATTCTGGGTCAACCGTGATAACTTCTTCGAAGGTGTGAAGAGATTGGCTTTCAGAATAAAGGATTATCTGGAAAAAGAGGGAATCTACATACCTTTCCCACAACTCGACGTGCATTTTGACGAAGAATTCATAAGGGTGTGGAAACATGAAGGCTCTGAAAATAAGAGTTGA
- a CDS encoding acylphosphatase: protein MKALKIRVEGIVQGVGFRYFTRRVAKSLGVKGYVMNMDDGSVFIHAEGDENALRRFLNEVAKGPPAAVVTNVSVEETTPEGYEDFTIKYY from the coding sequence ATGAAGGCTCTGAAAATAAGAGTTGAGGGGATCGTTCAAGGAGTGGGCTTTCGATATTTCACAAGAAGAGTTGCGAAATCTCTTGGTGTGAAGGGTTACGTGATGAACATGGATGATGGGTCTGTTTTCATACACGCCGAAGGTGATGAAAATGCCCTTCGGCGTTTTTTGAATGAGGTAGCGAAAGGCCCACCTGCGGCGGTTGTGACGAACGTGAGTGTGGAAGAAACTACGCCTGAAGGATACGAGGACTTCACGATCAAGTATTATTAA